From the genome of Brevibacterium sp. JSBI002, one region includes:
- a CDS encoding FN3 domain-containing metallophosphoesterase family protein, producing the protein MNTHRLKRPLSALSAATLLAALVAAPVPVRAEPSLGSGGSTAAQGTNADSAQTPSPDRTDSPAEADAGSEAITDPVLQVGADSTARNLSWMSESSGGGEVRWAPASEVDGGKLPADADRAETTDSGLATDLKRHFNHASMTDLEPDTEYAYQVGSHEDGFTEVQQFTTGSSGGDDEFLVFGDPQVGAGGGDPDDAAGWDRTLSSAVATADDPSFFYSLGDQVNSAGNQEQYAQYLAPEATRTIPQATTIGNHDVSSKAYEQHFNRPNVSQDHGGGGVITSGGDYWFIEDGVLFLNINSNSPDMDAHAEFIDEVVAEHGDHARWTVLGFHHSIYSTATHWSDLDVKRLRKAIPPVAARNDIDLVVSGHDHIYNRTFLMDGEGKPVEGSEAGAEEEKEDGQTLYLTLTSSSGSKFYDYVPGLDWEGKSVHNDVPAFTRVLVSDEALRATTYEVPAGGAPADGERAEAQAASEQIDDVELRHAEAEEPAPDDDAEADAGSGAGAAADGSDAESDAGAGAGAEADGPDAGSEAGAGVEADGAGEDADAGAAGAGADGSESDSDGSDDGAVSADTDGGTNATGSNADAHAAGANDDGNGTDSGTADAGTADSGAEASGTEANAAGTGDDSDSSGTASAGGGGDLPRTGDGLALPLAVGAGALALGATLLVASRRRRGAGLS; encoded by the coding sequence GTGAATACGCATCGACTCAAGAGACCGCTCAGTGCCCTGTCCGCCGCCACCCTGCTCGCCGCTCTGGTGGCGGCCCCGGTGCCCGTGCGTGCCGAACCATCTCTCGGTTCCGGAGGGTCGACCGCGGCCCAGGGCACGAACGCTGACTCTGCTCAGACTCCCAGCCCGGACCGGACGGATTCGCCCGCCGAGGCGGATGCGGGGAGTGAGGCGATCACCGATCCCGTTCTGCAGGTCGGGGCCGACTCCACGGCACGCAACCTCTCGTGGATGAGTGAGAGTTCCGGTGGGGGAGAGGTCCGGTGGGCGCCGGCCAGTGAGGTCGACGGCGGAAAGCTCCCCGCCGATGCTGACAGGGCTGAGACCACGGACTCCGGCCTTGCCACCGACCTCAAGCGTCACTTCAACCATGCGAGCATGACCGACCTGGAACCCGACACCGAATACGCCTACCAGGTCGGCAGCCATGAGGACGGGTTCACCGAGGTGCAGCAGTTCACCACAGGATCGTCCGGAGGAGATGACGAATTCCTCGTCTTCGGCGACCCCCAGGTCGGCGCCGGAGGCGGAGATCCCGACGACGCGGCCGGTTGGGACCGGACCCTGAGTTCGGCCGTGGCCACCGCCGACGACCCGAGCTTCTTCTACTCGTTGGGAGACCAGGTCAACTCCGCCGGCAACCAGGAGCAGTACGCTCAGTACCTGGCACCGGAAGCCACCCGGACGATCCCGCAGGCGACGACGATCGGCAACCACGATGTGTCATCGAAAGCCTACGAGCAGCACTTCAACCGACCCAATGTCAGCCAGGACCACGGCGGTGGCGGCGTCATCACCTCCGGCGGCGACTACTGGTTCATCGAAGACGGGGTCCTGTTCCTCAACATCAACTCGAACAGCCCTGACATGGACGCCCACGCCGAGTTCATCGACGAGGTCGTCGCTGAGCACGGAGACCATGCGCGCTGGACGGTTCTCGGGTTCCACCACTCGATCTATTCGACGGCAACCCATTGGAGCGACCTCGATGTGAAGCGGCTGCGGAAGGCGATCCCTCCGGTCGCGGCCCGCAATGACATCGACCTCGTCGTCTCCGGCCACGACCACATCTATAACCGCACCTTCCTCATGGACGGCGAAGGCAAGCCCGTTGAGGGCTCCGAAGCGGGAGCCGAGGAGGAGAAGGAAGACGGGCAGACGCTTTACCTCACGCTGACCTCGTCATCGGGGTCGAAGTTCTATGACTACGTTCCCGGCCTCGACTGGGAAGGGAAGAGCGTCCACAACGACGTGCCCGCCTTCACCCGGGTCCTAGTCAGCGACGAAGCGCTGCGGGCGACGACCTATGAGGTGCCGGCAGGCGGGGCGCCGGCCGATGGTGAACGCGCGGAAGCTCAGGCCGCATCTGAGCAGATCGACGATGTCGAACTCAGGCACGCCGAGGCGGAAGAACCTGCCCCGGATGATGACGCGGAGGCCGACGCCGGTTCCGGAGCCGGCGCCGCGGCGGATGGTTCGGACGCCGAATCAGACGCCGGTGCGGGGGCCGGGGCTGAAGCGGATGGCCCTGATGCCGGATCAGAGGCCGGCGCCGGAGTCGAAGCGGATGGCGCGGGAGAAGACGCAGACGCCGGCGCGGCGGGAGCCGGAGCCGACGGTTCGGAGAGCGATTCGGACGGTTCGGACGACGGTGCGGTATCGGCAGATACCGATGGCGGCACTAACGCAACCGGTTCGAATGCCGACGCTCATGCCGCAGGCGCCAACGACGACGGGAACGGAACAGACTCGGGGACAGCAGATGCCGGCACCGCCGACTCTGGCGCCGAGGCAAGCGGTACCGAGGCGAACGCCGCAGGGACGGGCGATGATTCGGATTCCTCCGGGACCGCCTCGGCGGGTGGGGGCGGAGACCTGCCCCGCACCGGCGATGGGCTTGCGCTGCCCTTGGCTGTCGGCGCGGGGGCGCTGGCACTCGGCGCGACGCTCCTCGTTGCGAGCCGTCGCCGCCGAGGTGCCGGGCTCAGCTGA
- a CDS encoding energy-coupling factor transporter transmembrane component T family protein translates to MRESLDHHVRPSPEVAAQDPGQLIPVVRSTALARCNPLTKIAVALILMVGALLSIDLVSAGVVLLAALLALPATGLDLVAAAKRLWFLPAGALLAAWGTALLAEKTGDVVVDFGPILFTTGSLTAAAAIFVRALALAIPLIVLASTIDPRDLADALIQHLRLPEVVVVSVLAASRLLGLLVSEWQVLAMARRARGVAGGSLLRRTGSLFSGVFVLLVVSIRRATTLAMAMEGRAFGRPGRTWRRRSSFATRDVVAVLLSLAVCGIAIGAAHVLGVWNPIIG, encoded by the coding sequence GTGCGTGAGAGTCTCGATCACCACGTTCGCCCCTCCCCCGAGGTCGCCGCCCAGGATCCGGGGCAGCTCATCCCCGTGGTGCGTTCGACCGCATTGGCTCGGTGCAATCCGCTGACGAAGATCGCAGTGGCTCTCATCCTCATGGTCGGGGCGCTGCTGAGCATCGATCTGGTCTCCGCCGGGGTAGTGCTGCTCGCAGCGTTGCTGGCTCTGCCCGCGACGGGACTCGATCTGGTGGCCGCCGCCAAGCGGCTGTGGTTCCTTCCGGCGGGCGCCCTGCTTGCGGCATGGGGCACCGCGCTGCTGGCGGAGAAGACCGGGGATGTGGTCGTCGACTTCGGTCCGATTCTGTTCACCACGGGTTCATTGACGGCCGCCGCGGCGATCTTCGTCCGTGCCCTCGCATTGGCGATCCCACTCATTGTGCTCGCGTCGACGATCGATCCGCGTGACCTCGCCGATGCGCTCATTCAGCACCTGCGGCTGCCGGAGGTCGTCGTGGTCTCCGTTCTCGCGGCCTCGCGTCTGCTCGGGCTGTTGGTCAGTGAGTGGCAGGTGCTGGCGATGGCCAGGCGGGCCAGAGGCGTCGCCGGCGGTTCGCTTCTGCGGCGCACGGGCAGCCTCTTCAGCGGGGTGTTCGTTCTGCTCGTGGTCTCGATTCGCCGGGCGACGACCCTGGCGATGGCGATGGAGGGTCGGGCATTCGGTCGTCCGGGCCGCACGTGGCGCAGGCGGTCGAGTTTCGCGACCCGAGATGTCGTGGCGGTGCTTCTCAGTCTGGCTGTCTGCGGGATCGCGATCGGTGCGGCTCACGTGCTCGGAGTCTGGAATCCGATCATCGGCTGA
- the prpB gene encoding methylisocitrate lyase translates to MLGAQATPAERRAKFRELLGGDEIVQFPGAINPINAQIIEQTGFEGVYISGGAFSAAMGLPDIGLTTLTEVADHGRNIARVTNLPTFIDADTGWGEAMNVARTVQEFEDAGISGMHLEDQVNPKRCGHLDGKEVVTATEMSKRIKAAVQGRRDENFVICARTDSRAGEGLDAAIDRAKAYADAGADMIFPEAMRDLGEFERFASSVDVPILANMTEFGKSELFTTEQLANVGVKLVIYPVTTLRIAMGAIKSGLQTIRDKGTQVDLLEGMQTRADLYDTIDYAAYNEFDAAVFNFSQEGHQ, encoded by the coding sequence ATGCTCGGCGCACAGGCAACTCCCGCCGAGCGCCGCGCCAAGTTCCGCGAGCTGCTCGGAGGCGACGAGATCGTCCAGTTCCCCGGCGCCATCAACCCGATCAACGCTCAGATCATCGAGCAGACCGGCTTCGAAGGCGTCTACATCTCCGGTGGCGCGTTCTCCGCGGCCATGGGTCTGCCCGACATCGGGCTGACCACGCTGACCGAGGTGGCCGACCACGGACGCAATATCGCCCGAGTCACGAACCTGCCGACCTTCATCGATGCCGACACCGGATGGGGCGAAGCCATGAACGTGGCCCGCACCGTCCAGGAGTTCGAGGACGCCGGAATCTCGGGCATGCACCTGGAGGACCAGGTCAACCCGAAGCGCTGCGGCCACCTCGACGGCAAGGAGGTCGTGACCGCGACCGAGATGTCCAAGCGAATCAAGGCCGCCGTCCAGGGGCGCCGCGACGAGAACTTCGTCATCTGCGCCCGCACCGACTCCCGCGCCGGGGAAGGTCTCGACGCCGCCATCGACCGGGCGAAGGCCTACGCCGATGCGGGAGCGGACATGATCTTCCCCGAGGCGATGCGAGATCTCGGAGAGTTCGAGAGATTCGCCTCCAGCGTCGATGTGCCGATTCTGGCGAACATGACGGAATTCGGAAAGAGCGAACTGTTCACCACCGAACAGTTGGCGAATGTCGGAGTCAAGCTTGTGATCTACCCGGTCACGACTCTGCGCATCGCCATGGGTGCGATCAAATCGGGCCTGCAGACCATTCGGGACAAGGGCACTCAGGTGGACCTGCTCGAGGGCATGCAGACCCGTGCGGACCTGTATGACACGATCGACTACGCGGCGTACAACGAGTTCGACGCCGCAGTCTTCAACTTCTCACAGGAGGGTCACCAGTGA
- a CDS encoding bifunctional 2-methylcitrate synthase/citrate synthase, whose product MTEEIKKGLAGVVVDTTAVSKVVQETNSLTYRGYPVQELAAKRSFEDVAYLIWNGELPTEAQLAEFQERERSQREIDDKLVDLILGLPKDCHPMHVVQTAVAYLGAVDPEADTEGAEANLAKAERLYAQLPTIVAIDHRRRHGLDPVAPTKDLGYAANFFKMVFDEVPAEEVVRCFDVSMILYAEHSFNASTFTGRVITSTTSDLYSAVAGAVGALKGPLHGGANEAVMAMLEEVGTADKASAWIDEALAKKAKIMGFGHRVYKNGDSRVPTMRKAFEDMVAVKGANDLLDLYNTFEEDFVGRKGIYPNLDYPSGPAYHLMGFDTEQFTPIFVMARITGWTAHIFEQQANNALIRPLSAYDGEEQREVPDNRG is encoded by the coding sequence GTGACCGAAGAAATCAAGAAGGGCCTCGCCGGTGTCGTGGTCGACACCACCGCAGTGTCCAAAGTGGTCCAGGAGACCAACTCGCTGACCTACCGCGGCTACCCCGTGCAGGAGCTCGCCGCCAAGCGCAGCTTCGAGGACGTCGCCTACCTCATCTGGAACGGCGAACTGCCCACCGAGGCGCAGCTGGCAGAATTCCAGGAACGCGAACGCTCCCAGCGTGAGATCGATGACAAGCTCGTCGACCTCATCCTCGGCCTGCCCAAGGACTGCCACCCGATGCACGTCGTGCAGACGGCCGTGGCCTACCTGGGCGCCGTCGACCCCGAGGCCGACACCGAGGGTGCCGAGGCGAACCTCGCGAAGGCCGAGCGTCTCTACGCCCAGCTGCCGACGATCGTGGCCATAGACCACCGTCGCCGTCACGGCCTCGACCCCGTCGCCCCGACGAAGGACCTCGGCTACGCCGCGAACTTCTTCAAGATGGTCTTCGATGAAGTTCCCGCCGAGGAGGTCGTGCGCTGCTTCGACGTGTCGATGATCCTCTACGCCGAGCACTCGTTCAACGCCTCGACCTTCACCGGTCGCGTCATCACCTCGACCACCTCGGACCTGTACTCGGCAGTCGCCGGTGCCGTCGGTGCGCTCAAGGGGCCTCTGCACGGCGGAGCGAACGAAGCCGTCATGGCGATGCTCGAAGAGGTCGGCACCGCCGACAAGGCTTCGGCCTGGATCGACGAGGCGCTGGCCAAGAAGGCGAAGATCATGGGCTTCGGCCACCGCGTGTACAAGAACGGCGATTCGCGCGTTCCCACCATGCGCAAGGCCTTCGAGGACATGGTCGCCGTCAAGGGTGCGAACGATCTGCTCGATCTGTACAACACCTTCGAAGAGGACTTCGTCGGGCGCAAGGGCATCTACCCGAACCTCGACTACCCCTCGGGTCCGGCTTACCACCTCATGGGCTTCGATACCGAGCAGTTCACCCCGATCTTCGTGATGGCCCGCATCACCGGCTGGACCGCTCATATCTTCGAGCAGCAGGCGAACAACGCCCTCATCCGGCCCCTGAGCGCCTACGACGGTGAGGAACAGCGCGAGGTTCCCGACAACCGGGGCTGA
- a CDS encoding ABC transporter ATP-binding protein, whose amino-acid sequence MALPITAAGFSLTHTDRDRPAVGPLDLQIAAGEKVLLLGASGAGKSTFLHAVAGVLPEESGEATGELLVGGEKPDPRRGSTGLVLQDPDSQVIFSRIGDDVAFGMENLGLPAEAIEARIPESLRALGLDLPPEHPSAALSGGQKQRLALAGIHAMAPEVIVLDEPTANIDPASATEVRDAVLTVQAETAATMLVVEHRVELWIDHVDRVIVLGRDGIAAQGPPAQIFSDPDLTDTLVDCGIWMPRHSPAPRRGGTAGIDRTTSRLGEVLLRTDRLSVARPRMAAPAATDLDLSLRAGQALGIVGANGAGKSTTALTLAGLLPEFSGQVLAEAALQDGAKRPRPFAWPSKQLAARIGMVFQEPAHQFLTSSVAAELELGPRLAGWPAAESRARVDELLEGLGLTGLAQAHPQSLSGGEKRRLSVAAMLAPRPRVLIVDEPTFGQDALTWAGLVEMFLDALEHGSAVVAVSHDQAFLEAIGADLLELGDRSSAELFSDVESDSHVRAGERGA is encoded by the coding sequence ATGGCGCTGCCGATCACGGCCGCCGGCTTCTCATTGACGCACACCGACCGTGACCGGCCGGCAGTCGGTCCGCTCGATCTGCAGATCGCGGCCGGAGAGAAGGTGCTGCTGCTCGGCGCCTCCGGGGCCGGCAAATCGACGTTCCTCCACGCTGTCGCCGGTGTCCTGCCCGAGGAATCGGGTGAGGCCACCGGTGAACTCCTCGTCGGCGGCGAGAAACCGGATCCTCGCCGAGGCAGCACCGGGCTGGTCCTCCAAGATCCCGATTCGCAGGTGATCTTCTCTCGCATCGGCGATGATGTGGCGTTCGGGATGGAGAACCTCGGACTCCCGGCCGAGGCCATCGAAGCCCGGATTCCCGAGTCGCTGCGGGCGTTGGGGCTCGATCTGCCGCCGGAGCATCCGAGTGCCGCTCTGTCCGGTGGGCAGAAGCAGCGGCTGGCTCTGGCCGGGATCCATGCGATGGCCCCGGAGGTCATCGTCCTCGACGAACCGACGGCCAATATCGATCCAGCCTCGGCCACCGAGGTCCGCGACGCCGTGCTCACCGTGCAGGCCGAGACTGCGGCGACAATGCTCGTCGTCGAACACCGGGTCGAGCTGTGGATCGATCACGTCGACCGGGTCATCGTACTCGGCCGCGACGGCATCGCTGCCCAAGGTCCGCCCGCGCAGATCTTCTCCGATCCCGACCTGACCGACACACTCGTCGACTGCGGAATCTGGATGCCGCGGCACTCCCCCGCCCCGCGCCGAGGCGGAACCGCAGGAATCGATAGGACGACGAGCCGCCTCGGCGAGGTTCTGCTGCGCACAGATCGGCTCAGCGTTGCTCGACCACGCATGGCCGCCCCCGCCGCGACCGACCTGGACCTGAGCCTGCGTGCCGGGCAGGCGCTCGGGATCGTCGGTGCGAACGGGGCAGGCAAATCGACGACGGCCCTGACCTTGGCGGGTCTGCTGCCCGAATTCTCCGGGCAGGTCCTCGCCGAGGCGGCCTTGCAAGATGGAGCCAAACGACCCCGGCCGTTCGCCTGGCCGTCGAAGCAGCTGGCGGCGCGCATCGGCATGGTCTTCCAGGAACCGGCGCACCAGTTCCTCACCTCGAGCGTGGCGGCCGAACTCGAGCTGGGTCCCCGGCTGGCCGGGTGGCCTGCCGCCGAGTCGCGGGCTCGGGTGGATGAGCTTCTTGAGGGGCTCGGGCTCACCGGGTTGGCGCAGGCTCATCCGCAGAGTCTCTCAGGTGGGGAGAAGCGTCGCCTGTCGGTGGCGGCGATGCTGGCTCCCCGGCCCCGGGTGCTCATCGTCGATGAGCCGACCTTCGGTCAGGATGCACTGACGTGGGCGGGGTTGGTGGAGATGTTCCTCGATGCCTTGGAACACGGTTCCGCGGTGGTCGCGGTCAGCCACGATCAGGCGTTCCTCGAGGCCATCGGTGCCGATCTCCTCGAGCTCGGCGACCGCAGCAGCGCAGAACTATTCAGCGACGTTGAGTCGGATTCGCATGTCAGGGCGGGTGAGCGCGGTGCGTGA
- a CDS encoding putative quinol monooxygenase: MIFIVVKYDVKPESVEKFPEAVRAFTEAVREEPGNLWFEWSKSLENPNEFVLVEAFTDEGAEPHVKSDHFAAGLESMRPHLATTPKIISRKIDGEGWDEMGELKID, encoded by the coding sequence ATGATCTTCATCGTCGTGAAATATGACGTGAAACCCGAAAGCGTCGAGAAGTTCCCCGAGGCGGTGCGCGCCTTCACCGAGGCCGTGCGGGAAGAGCCCGGCAATCTGTGGTTCGAATGGTCGAAGAGCTTGGAGAACCCGAACGAGTTCGTGCTCGTCGAAGCGTTCACCGACGAAGGTGCCGAACCTCATGTCAAGAGCGACCATTTCGCCGCCGGTCTCGAATCGATGCGCCCGCACCTGGCCACGACCCCGAAGATCATCTCCCGCAAGATCGACGGTGAAGGCTGGGACGAGATGGGCGAACTCAAGATCGACTGA
- a CDS encoding MmgE/PrpD family protein — translation MINHEVRTYKSSENLAREDQLAWKIAEVASDPTPVDSEVTDMVINRVIDNASVAAASVRRSAPTHAREQAQAHPLNPGANIFGLPVSDRFSPEWAAWANGVAVRELDFHDTFLAAEYSHPGDNIPAVLAVAQHKGIGGRDLINGIATGYEIQVDLVKGMCLHEHKIDHVAHLGPSAAAGIGALLHLPTEITFQAVQQALHVTTATRQSRKGEISSWKAHAPAFAGKMAVESVDRAMRGEGAPNPIYEGEDGFIAWILSGPEARYTIPLPGKGEAKRAILDTYTKEHSAEYQAQALIDLARKLGGQIEDLSKIKRIVIHTSHHTHNVIGTGANDPQKMDPKASRETLDHSIMYIFAVAMQDQGWHHEHSYAPERAGRPDTVELWHKIETTEDPEWTRRYHSIDPNEKAFGGRVEIEFEDGSTLTDEIAVADAHPFGARPFARANYIEKFKTLAEGIVSDSEQARFLDLAENLESLDAKGVAELSFTVDGLEHSGSKGIF, via the coding sequence ATGATCAATCATGAAGTCCGCACCTACAAGAGCTCAGAGAACCTGGCTCGCGAAGATCAGCTCGCATGGAAGATCGCCGAGGTCGCATCCGACCCGACGCCGGTCGATTCCGAAGTTACCGACATGGTCATCAACCGCGTCATCGACAACGCTTCCGTCGCTGCCGCATCCGTGCGCCGCTCCGCTCCGACCCACGCTCGCGAGCAGGCTCAGGCCCACCCGTTAAATCCCGGTGCCAACATCTTCGGCCTGCCGGTGAGCGACCGCTTCTCACCGGAATGGGCCGCATGGGCCAACGGTGTGGCCGTGCGCGAACTCGATTTCCACGACACCTTCCTCGCCGCAGAGTACTCACACCCCGGTGACAATATCCCGGCCGTGCTCGCAGTCGCCCAGCACAAGGGCATCGGCGGCAGGGACCTCATCAACGGCATCGCCACCGGCTACGAGATCCAGGTCGACCTCGTCAAGGGAATGTGCCTGCACGAGCACAAGATCGACCACGTCGCCCACCTCGGCCCGTCTGCCGCTGCCGGCATCGGCGCCCTGCTCCACCTGCCCACCGAGATCACCTTCCAAGCCGTCCAGCAGGCCCTGCACGTGACCACCGCGACGCGTCAGTCGCGCAAGGGCGAGATCTCGTCTTGGAAGGCCCATGCTCCCGCGTTCGCCGGCAAGATGGCCGTCGAATCCGTCGATCGTGCGATGCGCGGCGAGGGTGCCCCGAACCCGATCTACGAAGGTGAGGACGGTTTCATCGCCTGGATCCTCTCCGGACCCGAAGCTCGCTACACCATCCCGCTGCCGGGCAAGGGCGAAGCGAAGCGTGCGATCCTCGACACCTACACCAAGGAGCACTCGGCCGAGTACCAGGCTCAGGCGCTCATCGACCTCGCTCGTAAGCTCGGCGGGCAGATCGAGGACCTGTCGAAGATCAAGCGCATCGTCATCCACACCTCGCACCACACCCACAACGTCATCGGCACCGGTGCGAACGATCCGCAGAAGATGGATCCGAAGGCCAGCCGTGAGACCCTCGATCACTCGATTATGTACATCTTCGCAGTGGCCATGCAGGACCAGGGCTGGCACCACGAGCACTCCTATGCTCCCGAGCGCGCCGGTCGTCCCGACACCGTCGAGCTGTGGCATAAGATCGAGACCACCGAGGATCCCGAGTGGACTCGCCGCTACCATTCGATCGACCCGAACGAGAAGGCCTTCGGCGGACGCGTGGAGATCGAGTTCGAAGACGGCTCGACGCTGACCGACGAGATCGCCGTCGCCGACGCCCACCCCTTCGGTGCTCGTCCCTTCGCCCGTGCGAACTATATCGAGAAGTTCAAGACCCTGGCCGAGGGCATCGTCTCTGACTCGGAGCAGGCTCGCTTCCTCGATCTGGCCGAGAACCTCGAGAGCCTCGACGCCAAGGGCGTTGCGGAACTGAGCTTCACGGTCGACGGACTCGAGCACAGCGGATCGAAGGGCATCTTCTGA
- a CDS encoding DUF4916 domain-containing protein, with translation MTRTALDFDENWFDDAEYARLRRRMPIPYVNAIPVRVGETGNVERIGLLLRSLEDGTLGREVVGGRIRFHETIRTALVRHAENDLGPMALPVIPPAISPFHIAEYFPTEGSALLHDPRQHAIAMCFIMEVRGECTPRADALSLDWLTPEETLRPDIVGELCYGQDHILRIALAHLGFRV, from the coding sequence ATGACTCGGACTGCCCTGGACTTCGACGAAAACTGGTTCGACGACGCGGAATACGCTCGCCTGCGCAGACGCATGCCGATCCCCTACGTCAACGCCATTCCGGTGCGGGTGGGCGAGACCGGCAATGTCGAACGCATCGGCCTGCTGCTGCGCAGCCTCGAGGACGGCACCCTCGGACGGGAGGTCGTGGGCGGGCGGATCCGCTTCCACGAGACCATCCGCACCGCACTGGTGCGTCACGCCGAGAACGACCTCGGCCCGATGGCGCTGCCGGTTATTCCGCCTGCGATCAGCCCGTTCCACATCGCCGAATACTTCCCCACGGAGGGTTCCGCCCTCCTCCACGACCCGCGCCAGCATGCGATCGCCATGTGCTTCATCATGGAGGTCCGCGGCGAATGCACCCCGCGGGCCGATGCCCTCAGTCTCGATTGGCTGACCCCCGAGGAGACCCTGCGTCCCGATATCGTCGGCGAGCTCTGCTACGGCCAGGACCATATCCTGCGCATCGCACTGGCCCATCTGGGCTTCCGCGTCTGA
- a CDS encoding universal stress protein, with protein sequence MSAQTNSSESGLNLELGVLVGFDGSELAAQAVRYGAVEAERRRTVLTVVTAYELPTMIYPNMASIPSEPEDDKAMKEAEKTLAEAVELLRDYSGEKSFRTAPGNSAGALVTLSADAEVVIVGARGRGGFMGRVLGSVSTALPAHAHCPTIVVAERSTSATAGNGPVVVAVDGSDTGRVAMFTAAAEAALRGTELELVVVLPAGEEWLYWYPDLELSSEVTARRQRQLTESLEKEAGTLSEQFPDLAVTTSVPVGDPTETLVEITSRAQLTVMGTRGRGRIRSALLGSVSRGVLNHAEGPVMVVPS encoded by the coding sequence ATGTCTGCTCAAACCAATTCGTCCGAATCCGGCCTCAACCTCGAACTCGGCGTCCTCGTCGGCTTCGACGGCTCCGAACTCGCCGCCCAAGCCGTCCGCTACGGCGCAGTCGAAGCCGAACGCCGCAGAACCGTTCTCACCGTCGTCACCGCCTATGAGCTGCCGACGATGATCTATCCGAATATGGCCTCCATCCCCAGTGAACCCGAGGATGACAAGGCGATGAAAGAAGCAGAGAAGACCCTCGCCGAGGCGGTCGAACTTCTGCGCGACTACTCCGGTGAGAAATCCTTCCGCACCGCACCCGGCAATTCCGCCGGTGCGCTCGTCACGCTCAGCGCCGATGCCGAGGTCGTCATCGTCGGCGCCCGCGGCCGCGGCGGTTTCATGGGCCGGGTTCTCGGGTCCGTTTCCACGGCTCTGCCTGCCCACGCTCACTGCCCGACGATCGTCGTTGCCGAACGGTCGACGTCAGCAACGGCCGGCAACGGCCCTGTCGTCGTCGCCGTCGACGGCTCCGACACCGGTCGGGTCGCCATGTTCACGGCGGCAGCCGAGGCCGCCTTACGCGGCACAGAACTCGAACTCGTCGTGGTGCTTCCGGCCGGTGAGGAATGGCTCTACTGGTACCCCGACCTCGAGCTCAGCTCCGAGGTCACCGCGCGCCGGCAGAGGCAGCTGACCGAATCACTCGAGAAGGAAGCCGGGACGCTGTCGGAGCAGTTCCCAGATCTGGCGGTGACCACCTCGGTGCCGGTCGGCGATCCGACTGAGACCCTCGTCGAGATCACCTCGCGCGCACAGCTCACGGTGATGGGAACCCGTGGGCGCGGAAGGATCCGCAGCGCTCTGCTGGGATCCGTCTCGCGTGGAGTCCTCAACCATGCCGAAGGCCCGGTCATGGTGGTTCCGAGCTGA
- a CDS encoding ECF transporter S component yields the protein MPNTTTPNTTPTPSRAFTAAPKSKQWRVVDYVTTAVLGIAVGLVFWVLALSWKVLELAFQAFPPSIGLIAGLWVLAGPLAGAIIRKPGAALLCELIAAIVEAVLGSHFGATVLLSGLLQGLGAELVFAAFGYKRFTLWVTAASGMLAAAFMAVSENIMYNAEWQFGFQAIYAVCAIVSGLVISGIGAWFAYRAIAATGALRSFASGRLR from the coding sequence ATGCCGAATACCACCACGCCGAACACCACCCCCACCCCTTCACGCGCCTTCACCGCGGCGCCGAAATCCAAGCAGTGGCGGGTGGTCGACTATGTCACCACCGCTGTTCTCGGCATCGCCGTGGGGCTCGTGTTCTGGGTGTTGGCGCTGAGCTGGAAGGTCCTCGAACTCGCATTCCAGGCATTCCCGCCGTCGATCGGTCTCATCGCAGGACTCTGGGTGCTGGCCGGTCCGCTCGCCGGTGCCATCATCCGCAAACCCGGTGCCGCGCTCCTGTGCGAACTCATCGCCGCCATCGTCGAAGCCGTCCTCGGCTCCCACTTCGGAGCGACAGTTCTGCTCTCGGGTCTGCTGCAGGGCCTCGGCGCCGAACTCGTCTTCGCCGCCTTCGGCTACAAGCGCTTCACCCTGTGGGTCACCGCCGCTTCGGGCATGCTGGCAGCTGCGTTCATGGCCGTGAGCGAGAACATCATGTACAACGCCGAATGGCAGTTCGGCTTCCAGGCGATCTACGCAGTCTGCGCGATCGTCTCCGGTCTCGTCATCTCCGGGATCGGCGCTTGGTTCGCCTATCGGGCGATCGCGGCCACCGGAGCGCTGCGCTCCTTCGCTTCCGGCCGTCTGCGCTGA